One window of the bacterium genome contains the following:
- a CDS encoding class I SAM-dependent methyltransferase encodes MNDKLYYDTISVDQYENRKNRNVFEKYLYDHWHPILVEHIRSFCDKRNVLDLGCGSGAYLGFALESANRVLGLEVSQNMLNVAKRRYPKADFILGDAQKTGIENESLEVIYSVGLLEYVDVENVLKECHRILKKNGHLLILTPNKYGGRKYITRYLKRKKKSSARYYSRKEIVAALEKQGFNVDRIIMNDGLVYLPKVIPDIVSSMIFRVIEVIFKMFSYNPFSQNMIFIATKR; translated from the coding sequence ATGAATGATAAACTTTATTATGATACTATTTCGGTAGATCAATACGAAAACCGAAAAAACCGTAATGTGTTCGAGAAATATCTGTACGACCACTGGCATCCAATTCTCGTAGAACATATTCGTTCGTTTTGTGATAAACGAAATGTATTGGATTTGGGATGTGGTTCAGGAGCTTATTTAGGTTTTGCTTTGGAATCGGCCAATAGAGTATTAGGTTTAGAGGTTTCGCAAAATATGTTGAATGTGGCGAAAAGACGTTATCCAAAAGCTGACTTCATTCTCGGAGATGCACAAAAAACAGGGATTGAAAACGAATCATTAGAGGTGATTTATTCTGTCGGTTTGTTAGAATATGTTGATGTAGAAAATGTTCTCAAAGAATGTCATCGCATTCTAAAAAAAAACGGGCATTTGTTGATTCTGACTCCTAATAAATATGGCGGTAGAAAATATATCACACGATATTTGAAAAGAAAAAAAAAATCTTCTGCGAGATATTATTCAAGAAAGGAAATTGTAGCCGCTCTCGAAAAACAAGGATTTAATGTTGATCGAATAATAATGAATGATGGCCTGGTTTACTTACCTAAAGTTATCCCTGATATTGTTTCCAGTATGATATTTCGAGTAATTGAGGTTATTTTCAAAATGTTTTCCTATAACCCATTCAGTCAAAATATGATATTTATTGCTACAAAACGATAA
- a CDS encoding glycosyltransferase family 4 protein, whose translation MKLLHIISNGNIGGREKVLYILLNEESKDQRTQTSVFFKYPVGPYFKKIKSLGIPVYCDVTDLREMINLMDKQDIIVFHFVDWKFFLAGILSGKPLIYRLSGIYLLNKKSLRDVFFVLAKKIKKTIWRRRSDDGRRGDQLIKLPAKENTSQSKIPNRRSLYRLIKRKYFELFLRKWCTYLIANSRYTAKSAVEKYGIQPQKIRIVMNGIEFNNRKGDETGFRASYNIDKNVFLIGTVCRFDTRKRLDRLLMGFSMISNLKDFHLVVVGGGDTILEQTLKQFVAHNNMLDKVTFTGILENPSDAMSAMNLFVLSSDNETFGVSLVEAMYKKKPVVVFFDSGGPAEIILGQNCGYIINTPSEMPGIVEQLRADPILAQRLGESGHRLVVEKYNVKRFYKNSLRVYSELFE comes from the coding sequence ATGAAACTACTTCACATCATAAGCAACGGAAATATCGGCGGACGAGAGAAAGTTCTTTATATACTTTTAAATGAAGAATCAAAAGATCAAAGAACTCAAACTTCGGTTTTTTTTAAATATCCTGTTGGTCCTTATTTTAAAAAAATAAAATCGTTAGGAATTCCAGTTTATTGCGACGTAACTGATTTACGAGAGATGATTAATTTAATGGATAAACAAGACATTATTGTTTTTCACTTTGTAGATTGGAAATTTTTTTTGGCGGGTATTTTATCAGGGAAACCGCTCATATATCGTTTATCAGGAATATATTTGCTTAACAAGAAAAGCTTAAGGGATGTGTTCTTCGTTTTGGCGAAAAAAATAAAAAAAACAATATGGAGACGACGCAGCGATGATGGCCGTAGGGGCGATCAATTAATAAAATTACCGGCAAAGGAGAATACTTCCCAATCAAAAATTCCTAACAGACGTTCATTATACAGACTTATTAAACGAAAATATTTCGAGCTATTTCTCCGCAAGTGGTGTACTTATTTAATCGCTAATAGCCGCTATACCGCTAAAAGTGCCGTTGAGAAATATGGCATTCAACCCCAGAAAATACGCATAGTAATGAATGGTATCGAATTCAATAATAGAAAAGGCGATGAAACAGGTTTTCGTGCATCATATAATATTGATAAAAATGTTTTTTTGATTGGAACTGTATGTCGGTTTGACACTCGCAAACGCTTAGATAGGCTTCTCATGGGATTTTCAATGATTTCGAATTTAAAAGATTTCCACTTAGTTGTCGTTGGCGGCGGCGATACAATTCTAGAACAAACCCTCAAACAATTTGTCGCGCATAACAACATGCTTGATAAAGTAACGTTTACAGGTATTCTTGAAAATCCATCTGATGCAATGTCTGCGATGAATCTGTTTGTATTATCCTCTGATAACGAAACATTTGGTGTATCATTGGTTGAAGCTATGTATAAAAAGAAGCCTGTAGTTGTTTTTTTCGATAGCGGTGGTCCTGCAGAGATTATATTAGGTCAAAACTGCGGTTATATTATAAATACTCCATCGGAGATGCCGGGAATTGTTGAACAGTTACGAGCTGATCCGATTTTGGCGCAGCGATTGGGTGAGAGTGGTCACCGCCTAGTGGTTGAAAAATACAATGTTAAACGGTTTTATAAGAACTCATTGAGAGTTTATTCGGAACTTTTCGAATAA
- a CDS encoding oligosaccharide flippase family protein, with protein MGDARQKNITKLAKNFAISGIGSVFGLIWAPITSVITTRFLGAELYGIFSLVQSWGSMLANLSSFGFNGMNLRFIPTYKAIGSKSLIKGSVFTTIRVSVVMSAMAACFILFFPDVFCDLFIHRPETVSEEYFSNFVTKAFQFYAVSILLTALYQAFLSSLVGYQFVQYKVLANDVLGPAAKIISLVSLLLLDFNLYAALGSNIIQDIVVLTVSAFYLFRIVPELRDRSIPVEIEKKKMIKFSSALFANSLLSKYTYQLDILFLGYYATLPEIGIYTLALRLQPLIYLPHYSISSVFGPMAAELYTAGKIQELNQLYKTATKWSVTLSLPICLIIILFSKDILGVFGKEFTAGFELVAILSIGNLIHDFLGLSGNVILMTGRVRINVINSIVMAVINLVLMPILIQNYGMYGAAIGNFFSIAFLTILTTVETLYILKIHPFDFLLLKPFVATLISAFIIVAFSSWYQLPFYDLTFLIHIIMFAVLYVSVLILLGLTQDDRMILNKILRKLPFKKKNSNE; from the coding sequence TTGGGCGACGCTCGACAAAAAAATATAACTAAATTAGCCAAAAACTTTGCTATTTCTGGTATTGGAAGTGTTTTCGGTCTAATTTGGGCACCTATTACAAGTGTCATTACAACTCGCTTTCTAGGAGCAGAGTTATATGGAATATTTTCATTAGTTCAGTCGTGGGGATCCATGCTTGCTAATTTATCCAGCTTTGGTTTTAATGGAATGAATTTACGATTTATACCCACTTACAAAGCCATAGGGTCAAAATCATTAATTAAAGGGTCTGTATTTACGACCATCCGCGTCTCTGTAGTGATGAGTGCGATGGCAGCATGTTTTATTCTATTCTTCCCTGATGTATTTTGCGATTTATTTATCCATAGACCTGAGACTGTTTCGGAAGAATATTTCTCAAATTTTGTTACAAAAGCGTTTCAATTTTACGCTGTCTCAATATTACTGACAGCATTATATCAGGCATTTCTATCATCACTAGTGGGATATCAGTTTGTTCAATACAAAGTTTTGGCAAATGATGTGTTAGGTCCAGCTGCCAAAATTATAAGTCTTGTATCTTTATTGTTGTTGGATTTTAACCTCTACGCAGCACTTGGTTCGAATATTATTCAAGATATTGTCGTGCTTACTGTTTCGGCATTTTATCTTTTTCGGATAGTTCCTGAGCTCAGGGATAGATCAATACCCGTTGAAATAGAAAAGAAGAAAATGATAAAGTTTTCTTCGGCGCTCTTCGCTAATTCGCTTTTAAGTAAATACACCTACCAACTTGATATTCTTTTTCTGGGATATTACGCTACATTACCGGAGATTGGGATATACACACTAGCTCTGCGTCTACAACCATTAATTTACCTACCACATTACTCGATTTCCTCAGTTTTTGGTCCAATGGCGGCAGAGTTGTATACTGCTGGCAAAATACAAGAGCTAAACCAATTATATAAAACTGCAACTAAGTGGAGTGTTACGCTTAGTTTACCTATATGCTTGATTATCATACTTTTTAGTAAAGACATTCTCGGGGTCTTTGGTAAAGAATTTACAGCTGGCTTTGAGTTAGTGGCCATTTTGAGTATTGGAAATTTGATTCATGATTTTTTGGGTCTATCAGGAAATGTCATACTTATGACAGGGCGTGTGCGCATTAATGTTATTAACTCCATAGTAATGGCCGTCATCAACTTAGTTCTAATGCCTATTTTAATTCAAAACTATGGGATGTATGGCGCAGCGATCGGAAATTTTTTTTCAATAGCGTTTTTGACAATACTCACGACTGTCGAAACGTTGTATATACTAAAAATACATCCATTTGATTTTTTATTATTAAAACCTTTTGTTGCAACGTTAATTTCGGCTTTTATCATTGTCGCTTTTTCGAGCTGGTATCAATTACCCTTTTATGATCTCACTTTTTTAATCCATATAATCATGTTCGCCGTCCTATACGTTAGCGTTTTAATTCTATTGGGACTAACTCAAGATGATCGAATGATTTTGAATAAGATTCTCAGAAAACTACCATTTAAAAAAAAGAACTCTAATGAATGA